In one Winogradskyella sp. MH6 genomic region, the following are encoded:
- a CDS encoding M23 family metallopeptidase: protein MHLRGLIVFAVFAVCFVACKEDHSAEDYKKEVAEKKQEEKILEFGFDLKKFEFKRDTVRKGDTFGIILERNNIGYPEIFQIAEKAKDTFDIATKLQVGKPYTLLFDKEKVNDSVKKPTTFIYQQNLEDYVVIDFKDSIQAYTRTKPIKYVEKTATGVIENNISETLENKGLSQVLAYKMADEIYAWTIDFRRLQPGDRFKVIYTDKYINDTIYAGVHNVKAAYFEHNGDSLYAFQFQTDSIKGIKDYFNEEAKNLRRAFLKMPVKFGRLSSRYNLKRRIAYYGNKVRPHKGTDFAAPIGTPIMATANGTVIESTRRGGNGKYVKIRHNATYSTQYLHMKAQNVKKGQYVKQGDVIGWVGMTGNTGGPHVCYRFWKNGKQVDPFRQKLPEAEPISDTLKTKYLEYIKPIRQRLDNIFFLETEAEDAENTITEDNTTDIQ from the coding sequence ATGCATTTAAGGGGATTGATAGTATTTGCCGTTTTTGCGGTATGTTTTGTTGCATGTAAAGAAGATCATTCAGCAGAAGATTATAAAAAAGAAGTAGCTGAAAAGAAACAAGAAGAAAAAATTTTAGAGTTCGGATTTGATTTAAAAAAGTTTGAATTCAAAAGAGATACCGTAAGAAAGGGAGATACCTTTGGTATTATCTTAGAGCGAAATAATATTGGGTACCCAGAGATTTTTCAGATAGCTGAAAAAGCAAAGGATACCTTTGATATTGCTACAAAACTTCAGGTTGGCAAACCATACACATTGTTATTTGATAAAGAAAAGGTTAATGACAGTGTTAAGAAGCCTACAACGTTTATTTATCAGCAAAACCTAGAAGATTATGTGGTCATAGATTTTAAAGATTCTATTCAAGCCTATACACGTACAAAGCCTATTAAATATGTAGAAAAGACTGCTACAGGAGTTATAGAGAACAATATTTCAGAAACATTAGAAAATAAAGGTTTAAGTCAGGTTTTGGCATATAAAATGGCAGATGAAATCTATGCTTGGACTATAGATTTTAGACGTCTTCAGCCAGGAGATAGGTTTAAAGTAATTTATACAGATAAATATATAAACGATACCATTTATGCAGGTGTCCACAATGTTAAAGCTGCATATTTTGAGCATAATGGAGATTCTTTATATGCCTTTCAGTTTCAAACAGACTCAATAAAAGGTATCAAAGACTACTTTAACGAAGAGGCTAAAAATTTAAGACGAGCTTTTTTAAAAATGCCTGTAAAGTTCGGTAGGTTATCGTCTCGTTACAATCTAAAGAGACGAATTGCATATTACGGCAATAAAGTTAGACCTCATAAAGGAACAGATTTTGCAGCACCTATTGGTACTCCAATTATGGCAACAGCCAATGGAACAGTAATAGAGTCCACAAGACGAGGCGGTAATGGTAAATATGTGAAAATTAGGCATAATGCTACTTACTCCACGCAATACCTGCATATGAAAGCCCAAAACGTAAAAAAAGGACAATATGTAAAACAAGGAGATGTGATTGGTTGGGTAGGAATGACAGGAAATACAGGTGGTCCGCACGTATGCTACCGTTTCTGGAAAAATGGAAAGCAAGTCGACCCTTTTAGACAAAAATTGCCAGAAGCAGAACCAATTTCAGATACTTTAAAGACTAAGTATTTAGAATATATAAAACCTATTAGGCAAAGACTTGATAACATTTTCTTTTTAGAAACAGAGGCTGAAGATGCCGAAAATACAATAACAGAGGATAACACAACAGATATACAATAA